A genomic region of Salinibacterium sp. NK8237 contains the following coding sequences:
- a CDS encoding carbohydrate ABC transporter permease — MRSLRSAALTIFTWALVLMFFFPILWMVFTAFKSELDASSIPPKFIVDLTLSQFEDAFNRGMGFYLMNSLIASVGSTIIVLMLAIPAAYGLSVRPITKVKDVLFFFISTRFMPIAAIILPIFLILKTIGGLDNIIALVLLYTAINLPIAIWMMRSFFSEVPLEIIEAAQIDGANLRIELTRVVLPIVLPGIAAVALISFIFAWNEYFIATLITTVDARTAPPFLVSFVDGRGQFLAVLSAASTLAVLPVIIAGWAAQKQLVRGLAMGAVK; from the coding sequence ATGCGATCGCTACGAAGTGCCGCCCTCACGATTTTTACGTGGGCGCTCGTGTTGATGTTCTTCTTCCCCATCCTGTGGATGGTGTTCACCGCGTTCAAGAGTGAGCTGGATGCGAGCTCTATTCCACCTAAGTTCATCGTCGACCTCACACTCTCGCAGTTCGAAGATGCCTTCAACCGTGGCATGGGCTTCTATCTCATGAACTCGCTCATCGCGAGCGTCGGGTCAACCATCATCGTGCTGATGCTGGCGATTCCCGCTGCCTACGGCCTCAGCGTGCGACCGATTACGAAGGTGAAGGATGTGCTGTTCTTCTTCATCTCGACCAGGTTCATGCCCATCGCCGCGATTATCCTGCCTATCTTCCTCATCCTGAAAACGATCGGCGGGCTCGACAACATAATCGCGCTTGTGCTGCTCTACACGGCAATAAACTTGCCGATCGCTATTTGGATGATGCGCTCATTCTTTAGCGAAGTACCGCTCGAGATCATCGAGGCAGCCCAAATCGATGGGGCGAATCTGCGCATCGAACTCACTCGCGTTGTGCTCCCGATCGTGTTGCCCGGCATTGCAGCGGTGGCCCTCATCAGCTTCATTTTCGCGTGGAATGAATATTTCATCGCGACGCTCATCACGACAGTGGATGCGCGCACAGCGCCACCGTTCTTGGTGAGCTTTGTAGACGGTCGCGGGCAGTTCCTCGCCGTTCTGTCCGCGGCTTCCACTCTTGCCGTTCTTCCGGTGATTATCGCCGGGTGGGCAGCGCAAAAACAGCTTGTTCGCGGGCTCGCCATGGGCGCGGTCAAGTAG
- a CDS encoding mannitol dehydrogenase family protein codes for MTVLSEATREQLAGDVGRPNYDRSTLTTGIVHIGVGGFHRAHQAMALDSLMNEGLAQDWAICGIGLLEGDRTLASVFEEQDCLYSLMLKHADGHRETRVVGSIIEYLFAPDDPEAVIEKMASPQIRIVSLTITEGGYNVDLNGDFDEDAPAVVADLAAGAVPATVFGFVTEALRRRRDRGIPPFTVMSCDNIQGNGHVASKMFTAFARLKDAELGEWVSENVRFPNTMVDRITPVTSAEDIAEIAQITGLSDAWPVVCEPFFQWVVEDDFPLGRPPYEKAGAQIVSDVEPYELMKLRLLNASHQGLCYFGYLSGYRFAHEAMADPAIPAFLLRYMDREATPTLRPLPGIDLDDYKHTLIERFSNPEVRDTLARLCAESSDRIPKWLVPVVRAQLDSGGEIDCSAAIIASWARYAEAVDETGEPIVVVDALRDELVAIAQTQRSDETAFIRNRKLFGDLADNQRFVDAYLTALHSLFEVGANATVRCYQ; via the coding sequence ATGACTGTATTGAGCGAGGCCACCAGAGAACAGCTCGCGGGCGACGTAGGTCGGCCGAACTACGACCGCTCGACGTTGACTACAGGGATTGTGCACATTGGTGTTGGCGGGTTCCACCGTGCCCATCAGGCCATGGCGCTTGACTCCCTGATGAACGAAGGGCTCGCTCAGGACTGGGCAATCTGCGGAATCGGTCTCCTTGAAGGCGACCGCACACTCGCGAGCGTTTTTGAGGAGCAGGACTGCCTCTACAGCTTGATGCTCAAGCACGCTGATGGGCATCGCGAGACGCGGGTTGTCGGCAGCATTATTGAGTATCTGTTTGCTCCGGATGACCCGGAAGCGGTCATTGAAAAAATGGCCAGCCCGCAGATTCGCATTGTGTCGCTCACCATCACTGAGGGTGGCTACAACGTAGATCTGAACGGTGACTTTGATGAGGATGCGCCGGCCGTCGTGGCGGATCTTGCGGCTGGCGCTGTGCCTGCGACAGTCTTCGGATTCGTTACGGAAGCTTTGCGTCGCCGACGTGACCGGGGCATCCCACCGTTCACGGTGATGTCGTGTGACAACATCCAAGGCAACGGGCATGTCGCGAGCAAAATGTTCACCGCCTTCGCTCGGCTCAAGGATGCCGAACTGGGGGAGTGGGTCAGCGAAAACGTTCGCTTTCCGAACACCATGGTTGACCGCATCACGCCGGTCACGAGCGCCGAAGATATCGCGGAAATTGCGCAGATCACGGGACTCTCCGACGCCTGGCCAGTGGTGTGCGAACCGTTCTTTCAGTGGGTTGTTGAAGATGACTTCCCTCTTGGTCGTCCTCCGTATGAGAAGGCTGGCGCGCAAATCGTGAGCGATGTCGAACCCTACGAACTCATGAAGCTGCGGTTGCTCAACGCGAGCCATCAAGGACTTTGTTATTTCGGCTATTTGAGCGGTTACCGTTTCGCACACGAGGCCATGGCCGATCCTGCGATTCCGGCGTTTCTGCTTCGGTACATGGATCGAGAGGCGACGCCAACGCTGCGACCGCTGCCCGGTATCGACCTTGATGACTACAAGCACACCCTCATCGAGCGTTTCTCGAACCCCGAAGTGCGGGACACTCTGGCGCGACTGTGTGCTGAGTCATCCGATCGCATCCCCAAGTGGCTTGTTCCCGTTGTGCGAGCACAGTTGGATTCGGGCGGTGAAATCGACTGCTCTGCCGCGATCATTGCGAGTTGGGCGCGCTACGCCGAAGCGGTGGATGAAACGGGTGAACCAATCGTGGTGGTTGACGCGCTCCGGGACGAACTCGTCGCGATCGCTCAGACTCAACGCAGCGACGAGACGGCGTTCATCCGCAACCGGAAACTCTTCGGCGACCTGGCGGATAACCAGAGATTCGTCGACGCCTACCTGACCGCGCTGCACTCACTGTTTGAGGTTGGCGCTAACGCGACGGTGCGCTGCTACCAGTAG
- a CDS encoding DoxX family membrane protein, with product MTKTPAANDSTGRGTRSGQSEEIKVASVRDSNTPEEGSRASRIGRRVGRIALGASLVFAGIGHLTFAREDFQAQVPDWQPFDQDFVVVASGIVEIALGSALIFAKKYRPHVGWVAAAFFIAIYPGNISQLVNQVDSLGLDTDLKRWIRMPFQPVLVLWALWSTGAWRAWRAARRNDSRNLGA from the coding sequence ATGACGAAGACACCTGCGGCTAACGATTCGACCGGGCGCGGCACGCGCAGCGGGCAGAGCGAGGAGATCAAGGTCGCATCGGTGCGAGATTCGAACACCCCTGAGGAAGGCTCTCGCGCGAGCCGCATCGGCCGCCGCGTCGGACGTATCGCGCTTGGTGCATCCCTCGTCTTTGCCGGCATCGGCCATCTCACGTTCGCGCGCGAAGACTTTCAGGCGCAAGTGCCCGATTGGCAACCGTTCGACCAAGACTTTGTGGTTGTGGCATCCGGAATCGTCGAAATTGCGCTCGGCAGTGCGCTGATCTTTGCCAAGAAGTACCGCCCGCACGTGGGCTGGGTTGCCGCCGCCTTCTTTATCGCGATCTACCCGGGCAACATCTCGCAGCTCGTGAATCAGGTCGATTCGCTCGGTCTCGACACCGATCTCAAACGGTGGATTCGGATGCCGTTCCAACCCGTGCTCGTTCTCTGGGCCCTCTGGTCGACCGGAGCGTGGCGCGCGTGGCGTGCCGCCCGCCGCAACGACAGTCGAAACCTCGGTGCGTGA
- a CDS encoding type III polyketide synthase, whose translation MSRVAAVAPVVPKYSYTQAEMTGMLAPLLAENPRHQAVIERMHGASGIDRRHMALPLERYPELGSFRETNDEFIRVSTELLERALTTALADAGLAPSDVDFVFFTSVTGISAPSIDALLIPRLGLRPDVKRVPSFGLGCLAGAAGLARVHDYLVGHPDEVGVLLSVELCSLTLQRDDHTMANFVATGLFGDGAAAVVMVGENRSEPGPRVIDTRSTFVADSHDVIGWNVGGTGFEIVLSAGVADVIQNSFPGEVSDFLGRNGLTIADIDTWIAHPGGPRVLEAFESSLGLERSDLQSSWDCLARVGNLSSAAVLHVLADALQADPAPAPGSHALAFALGPGVSAEFVLLEWS comes from the coding sequence ATGAGCAGAGTTGCGGCAGTCGCCCCGGTGGTGCCCAAATACAGTTACACGCAAGCCGAAATGACGGGCATGCTCGCGCCGCTTCTGGCCGAGAATCCCCGCCATCAGGCCGTAATCGAACGGATGCATGGCGCTAGCGGCATCGACCGCCGGCACATGGCGCTTCCTCTCGAGCGATACCCCGAGCTGGGCAGTTTTCGTGAAACAAACGATGAGTTCATCCGTGTCTCGACCGAGCTGCTTGAGCGTGCACTGACCACGGCGCTCGCGGATGCCGGCCTCGCCCCGAGCGATGTCGACTTTGTGTTCTTTACTTCCGTGACCGGCATTTCGGCGCCGTCGATCGACGCGCTGCTGATCCCGCGCTTGGGCCTGCGCCCCGACGTGAAACGGGTTCCCTCGTTTGGCCTGGGCTGTTTGGCGGGGGCCGCGGGCTTGGCCCGCGTGCATGACTATTTGGTCGGGCATCCGGATGAGGTCGGCGTTCTGCTGAGCGTCGAGCTGTGCTCGCTCACTCTGCAACGCGACGATCACACCATGGCCAATTTTGTCGCCACCGGCCTCTTCGGCGACGGTGCCGCGGCGGTCGTGATGGTGGGGGAGAACCGCAGCGAACCCGGCCCGCGCGTGATCGACACCCGCAGCACATTCGTCGCCGACAGTCACGATGTGATCGGCTGGAACGTGGGCGGCACCGGTTTCGAGATCGTGCTGAGCGCGGGCGTGGCCGACGTGATTCAGAACAGCTTCCCGGGCGAGGTGAGCGATTTTCTGGGCCGCAACGGTCTGACGATCGCCGACATCGATACCTGGATTGCGCATCCGGGTGGTCCGCGCGTGCTCGAAGCGTTCGAGAGTTCGCTCGGGCTTGAACGCAGCGACCTGCAGTCGAGTTGGGATTGCCTCGCGCGCGTCGGCAACCTGTCGTCGGCGGCCGTGCTGCATGTGCTGGCGGATGCTCTGCAGGCCGACCCCGCGCCAGCCCCCGGTAGTCACGCTCTCGCCTTCGCTCTCGGTCCGGGCGTGAGCGCCGAATTCGTTCTCTTGGAGTGGTCGTGA
- a CDS encoding isoprenylcysteine carboxyl methyltransferase family protein → MTVIAYIALIVGTSMERLYELRISKRNAAAAFERGGREYGQKHFPWMVALHTGLLIACVVEVIVADRPFLLWLGIPMLVITLLCQAARYWIINSLGAQWNTRVIVVPGAGRVQNRGPYKLTWLPHPNYLVVAIEGIALPLVHTAWVTAIVFTVLNAVLLLAFRIPTENRALRELTP, encoded by the coding sequence ATGACCGTCATTGCCTACATCGCCCTCATCGTGGGCACGAGCATGGAGCGCCTCTATGAGCTGCGCATCTCGAAGCGCAATGCCGCTGCAGCCTTCGAGCGTGGCGGTCGTGAGTATGGTCAGAAGCATTTTCCGTGGATGGTGGCCCTGCACACCGGGCTGCTCATCGCTTGCGTTGTCGAAGTGATCGTCGCCGATCGTCCCTTCCTGTTGTGGCTCGGAATCCCGATGCTCGTGATTACCCTGCTCTGCCAAGCGGCGCGCTACTGGATCATCAACTCGCTTGGCGCTCAGTGGAACACGCGGGTCATCGTCGTGCCCGGGGCCGGCCGCGTGCAGAACCGCGGACCGTACAAGCTGACGTGGCTGCCGCATCCCAACTACCTGGTTGTCGCGATCGAGGGCATTGCATTGCCGCTCGTGCACACCGCGTGGGTCACCGCGATTGTCTTCACGGTGCTGAATGCGGTGCTGCTGTTGGCGTTCCGCATCCCGACCGAAAACCGGGCACTGCGCGAACTGACGCCATGA
- a CDS encoding NAD(P)/FAD-dependent oxidoreductase — protein sequence MSAAGENAVAAGAAADVVAEPSASPVVDVIVVGGGPIGLAAAINARMHGLTALVIEPRTGTIDKACGEGVMPGAVTELAALGVHPRGRRIAGISYQDGTRIAEHRFASDAALGVRRTELHRALSERAVELGVEFEHGKVEAIEQEDDGESGGAKASAVSAHLADGRTIEGRWMLGCDGLHSTVRELVGLAARPRRVRRRDSRRFGIRQHFEVAPWSDLVEVHWAPTAELYVTPVSDTEVGVAVLGPRGTSFEEALASVPALAERLRGATPASTVRGAGPLFQNTTGQRAGRVLLVGDAAGYVDAITGEGIRLGLAEARAAIECIVAGKPERYEREWRRVTRDFRMLTTGLVAAANSPLRRAIVPFAARLPRVYGRVVESLAR from the coding sequence ATGAGTGCGGCGGGTGAGAATGCGGTTGCTGCAGGTGCGGCCGCTGATGTGGTGGCCGAACCGAGCGCTTCGCCGGTCGTCGACGTCATCGTCGTTGGTGGCGGGCCTATCGGTCTCGCCGCCGCCATCAACGCGCGGATGCACGGCCTCACCGCCCTCGTGATCGAACCCCGCACCGGCACCATCGACAAGGCCTGCGGCGAAGGAGTCATGCCCGGCGCCGTCACCGAACTCGCTGCCCTCGGGGTTCACCCGCGCGGGCGCAGGATCGCAGGCATTAGCTATCAAGACGGCACCCGCATCGCCGAACACCGCTTCGCTTCGGATGCCGCGCTCGGTGTTCGTCGCACCGAACTGCACCGGGCGCTCAGCGAACGTGCGGTCGAGCTCGGCGTCGAGTTCGAGCACGGCAAGGTTGAGGCGATCGAGCAAGAGGATGACGGTGAGTCGGGCGGCGCCAAAGCGAGCGCGGTATCCGCGCACCTCGCTGACGGTCGCACTATCGAGGGACGGTGGATGCTCGGCTGCGATGGTCTGCACTCCACGGTGCGGGAGCTGGTTGGTCTGGCCGCGCGCCCTCGCCGCGTGAGGCGACGTGATTCTCGGCGGTTCGGCATCCGGCAGCACTTTGAGGTTGCTCCGTGGAGTGATCTCGTGGAGGTGCATTGGGCGCCGACCGCTGAGCTGTATGTCACGCCGGTGAGCGACACAGAGGTCGGTGTTGCGGTGCTTGGCCCGCGTGGAACGTCGTTCGAGGAGGCGCTGGCGAGTGTGCCGGCGCTCGCCGAACGACTGCGCGGGGCGACTCCCGCATCGACAGTGCGGGGTGCTGGCCCCCTATTCCAGAACACCACTGGGCAACGTGCGGGCCGAGTGCTGCTCGTCGGCGACGCCGCTGGCTACGTTGATGCGATCACGGGGGAGGGCATCCGCTTAGGGCTGGCGGAAGCGCGCGCCGCGATCGAGTGCATTGTCGCCGGCAAACCCGAACGCTACGAACGCGAGTGGCGGCGAGTGACCCGTGATTTCCGGATGCTCACCACCGGGCTCGTGGCCGCTGCAAACTCACCGCTGCGCCGAGCCATCGTGCCGTTCGCCGCGCGACTGCCGCGCGTTTACGGTCGCGTTGTGGAAAGCCTGGCGCGCTAG
- a CDS encoding HAD hydrolase-like protein yields the protein MATNWTCILVDLDGTIADSAPGITASLTYMFEEMGYPVPSAEELRAYVGPPLLDSFRDRAGFTAVESTQAMSIYRRHYMEGNSANGSAIFPGMAKVLKTLHATGIPLSLATSKPEFPASVILDHANLTQYFRVMAGASIDEIRSAKKDIVAEALTRLKMIGADVSNPVMIGDRFYDIEGAAEHNIPTIYVDWGYGNPGESEGSLAVVSKAEELLPLLLPS from the coding sequence ATGGCTACTAATTGGACTTGCATTCTCGTTGACCTTGACGGCACGATCGCTGACTCAGCGCCCGGAATCACGGCGTCGCTCACCTACATGTTTGAGGAAATGGGCTACCCGGTTCCCTCGGCAGAAGAGTTGCGCGCCTACGTCGGGCCGCCCCTGCTGGATTCATTCCGTGACCGTGCCGGCTTCACCGCGGTGGAATCGACTCAAGCTATGTCCATCTACCGCCGCCACTACATGGAGGGCAACAGCGCCAATGGCAGCGCCATTTTCCCCGGCATGGCCAAGGTCCTGAAGACTCTGCACGCAACAGGAATTCCGCTGTCGTTGGCGACCTCGAAGCCCGAGTTTCCCGCATCCGTGATTCTGGATCACGCGAACCTCACGCAGTACTTCCGTGTGATGGCCGGTGCCTCGATCGATGAGATTCGCAGCGCCAAGAAAGACATCGTGGCCGAAGCGCTTACGCGCCTGAAGATGATCGGTGCCGACGTGAGCAACCCGGTCATGATCGGTGACCGCTTCTACGACATCGAGGGCGCAGCCGAGCACAACATCCCCACGATCTATGTCGACTGGGGTTACGGCAACCCGGGCGAATCCGAGGGATCGCTCGCTGTGGTGTCGAAGGCAGAAGAACTGCTGCCGCTGTTGCTTCCTAGCTAG